A DNA window from Micromonospora sp. NBC_01739 contains the following coding sequences:
- a CDS encoding DUF2997 domain-containing protein: protein MTERPRIVITVSSSGEVSAETHDILGDQCLDYVAVLEDLLAARAVHSAFTADHARTPAVLRQEKHDVERA from the coding sequence ATGACCGAGCGACCCCGGATCGTGATCACCGTGAGTAGTTCCGGTGAGGTCAGCGCCGAGACCCACGACATCCTCGGCGACCAGTGTCTGGACTATGTCGCCGTGCTGGAGGACCTGCTGGCGGCCCGGGCGGTGCACAGCGCCTTCACCGCCGACCACGCCCGTACCCCCGCGGTCCTGCGCCAGGAGAAGCACGATGTCGAGCGGGCATGA